Sequence from the Candidatus Sulfotelmatobacter sp. genome:
GACGTCGTAGCCGAGGTCGCCGCCCAGCCGCGCCGTCGTCTCGCAGCACTGCTCGGTTTGGATGCCGGTGACGATCAAGCGCCGGATCCCGCGCTGCGTGAGCAGCTGCTGCAGGCGGGTGCTGGTGAAGCAGTTGCGGGTCGTCTTGTGGAGCAGCGTCTCGCCGGGCAGCGGCTGCACGAAGTCCATCAGCCGGTAGGCCGGGCTGTCGGTCTGGAAGTGCTCGTCTTCGTCGCTGTGCAGGAAGAAGATCACCGGCAGGTGTGCGGCGCGGTAGGCGGCCAGCAGGCGTCGCAGGTTGTCCTCGAAGCGCGGGTTGCCGCGCTGTGCCCAGCGCGCGCCGGCTTTGAACGAGTCTTGCACGTCGATGACCAGCAGGGCCGAGGAAGCGATGGGAGCGGGCGGTGTATGCGGCATGCGACTATTGTCGCGGGCCCGCGGCGCATGCGGAAGACCGCCGCGAGACCGGCAGCGGACATTTCGGGCCACGTCCGGAACTCGGTGGGATCGTGACCCTGCGCCCGTTCCTTCCGCTCGCGGTGGCGCTGCTGGCGGCGTGTTC
This genomic interval carries:
- a CDS encoding isochorismatase family protein, which codes for MPHTPPAPIASSALLVIDVQDSFKAGARWAQRGNPRFEDNLRRLLAAYRAAHLPVIFFLHSDEDEHFQTDSPAYRLMDFVQPLPGETLLHKTTRNCFTSTRLQQLLTQRGIRRLIVTGIQTEQCCETTARLGGDLGYDVDFVSEATLTFPIPLVPGRREGELPVEAVVERTEFALRRRFARIASVDDILAEVA